The following nucleotide sequence is from Desulfomonile tiedjei.
GGTACTCTCGCTGGCATTCATACCGGCCGTGTTCGCACTAGGGCTAAGTTTCCTGGCAAGAGCCGGCTTCAGACAAGCTCTGGTTGCTCCGTTTCTCTGGGTGGCTCTGGAGTACGTTCGTACAGTGATCTTCACCGGTTTTCCGTGGGATCTCACAGGATATTCCCAGGCGGGGCAACTTCGCCTGATTCAAATCGCCGATTTGACGGGTGTGTACGGAATTTCTTTCCTGGTAGTTTTTGTAAATGGGGCACTGTGGGAAGTGTTGACGAGAATTCCGCGGGGGACCCCTTTCACAAAGGGGTTTTCGCCGCAACCGTCTGCCTGGAGGTTGCTCGAAGTTGCCGCGCTCATCGTGGTCGCCACATTGGTATATGGCCAAATGCGGCTCAAAGATTTTCCCGCGGCCGTAGACGATCCCGGAAGCTGTGGGATAGGCGTCCTCCAGGGCAACATACCGCAGGAGATAAAGTGGGAACAAACAGCCAGGGAACACACTTTTCGCACGTACGAAAAGCTGGCTGAACAAGCCGTGGCCCATGACGCCCGCCTGCTTGTCTGGCCGGAGACAGCGATTCCTGTCCTGTTCGGAAGGCCTGATGAGGAGTCAAAGAGGGCAGGGGAGATTTCAGAGCGGGTGGGGGCGCCCATGCTGGTGGGAGCGCCTTTCAGTAAGGATGTGGCCGGGAAAACCCGGTATTTCAATAGCGCTTTCCTGGTTGACGGCAAAATGCTCAGGTACCGCTACGACAAAATGCACCTGGTCCCTTTCGGGGAATATATGCCGCTGACCTGGCTTCTTCCGCTCGGCCCCGGGCTGGCCGCGCGTGAAGAGGATTATTCGCCGGGTAATACCATGACAGTCATGCACTCGAAGGGATGCCCTGCGTTCAGCGTGTTAATTTGTTACGAGGCAATCTTCCCGAACCTCGCGCGTCTGGCTGTTCGCAACGGCGCGGGTATGCTGGTGAACATTACCAACGACGGCTGGTTCGGAGCCACGGCTGCTCCGTATCAGCATTTGGTCATGGCCGGGTTGCGAAGCATAGAGAACCGGATCTGGCTCATCAGGTGCGCAAACACCGGTATAAGCACCGCGTTCGACCCGGCAGGCAGAAAGGCCGCAACGATTGCCCTTGAGCAGGAAGGGTTCTTTACGGTGCGCGTTCCTTCTTCGCTGAATCCGGGCTCCTTTTACAGTAGATTCGGCGACGTGTTCGCATGGGGTTGTATTGTCTGCGTGGCCGTTCTGGGGCTGTGGGCGATCATCGCCCGGCGCCACAAGGCCACCATCGGTGACCGCCCATGATTCAAAAAAAGGGAGGATCTCCTTTTTTCAAAGAAAATCCTTTCCCGCTCGCATATGGAACCCCGGTGTTGATTTGTTTAGTTACGATCCGCCAGCACGCATGCCCGCGCTACCAATTCCCATGGTTCGGCTTCGCAGTCGGACATTATACCGGTTGCCAAAAGTAATGTCCGTTTAACCGGAAGATAATCAGTCTGGCCTTCAGTCGGTATCGACAGGTCCTCCTTTGCCAGAACGTTATAACGCCCGTCGTTCCCGCGAAGGCGGGAACCCAGGAAATCCCGCGAGACGCGGGACTGGATTCCTGCTTCCGCAGGAATGACGGAATGGGCGCTTGCAAATCGGACAAGAATTATGGCAACTGCTAAAATTTCGGCAATGGCTATAGATCAGTGGCCGCGAACCTATTACCGATCAATTGCGGGTAGGCAAATTCCCTGAAGGGCTTACTCGATTCTGTAGTGCAGGTTGAATTTGATGGGGGTATCACCCGCGAACTGCCTTGCAAGTTCCTCTACGCGTTTTCTCTGCTTTGGATCACGGACGATTCCCCGCAGCAGAAGTGTTCCCTCTTCAACACATACCTCGAGGGTGTTCACAAAAAGATTTGGGTCCGTAAGCAATCGGGCTTCGAGCTTGGCTGCCTGTGCATGGCGACGCAATTCTTCTTGTGCCGCGTCGGTCTTCAGTTTGTCCAGATCGTGAAGCGCTTCACATACGATGTGGACAACTTCATCAATGGGCTGAATTCCTGTATTAAATATAGCGCCGAATTGTTCGGGATCGTCCCACCGTTTACCGTAAAGAGCCATAATAAATCGGGATCTTTCATGATCCGTGCGTGAGATGAGCCATCGTGCGGTATCGTAGTCCACGGACTCTCTGATCATGACCCGCTCCATCCTTGTTCCAAACGGGGCTATTATTCGTACTCTGAACGCATGAGGCACTCCTTTGAGGAGAAAATTGCCTCCACGTTCCATAATGACTGCATTATCCCTTTCCGCGTATTCCAAGATAATGCTTCGGGTGAGTGCGGCGAAACCTCTGAACGACCAGTCGTACTTTTCCCAAACGGACGGGGAGTGTTCGTCAAAGCCTTTGGCCCATTGCTCCCATTTGTTGCCCTGAGCCCGTACCTCTTGGAAAAATCTGTCCCTTTTCAGGTACTCGTATCCAAGCGCGTCCGCTACTCCTCCGGCTATTTCCCTGCCGCCGCTCCCAAATTCTCTGGAGATAGTTAGAATGGCCATTCTCTTTGCCTATTTCTTCTCTGGAGGATCTGCCGGCTCTGATCCGGACGCGATTGCCGGAAGGGGCACCTCGGTGTTGGGTTCCTCGGATCTGAGTCTCCACTTGATCCACAGTTTTCCCGCAACAAGCACTCCAATGGCGAATGCGGCTTCCACCGAGTACTGAAGAACTTTGCTTGGTTCCCAGTAGGTCACGACCACCGGATCGGTGATGATCATCTCCCCGCCGACCTTGCCCAGTATTGCAGCGGCAATATAAATGATTACCGGATACCGATCCATGAGCGTCGACAGAAGGCTGCTGGTGAATATGAGAAACGGAATACTCAATGCCAGCCCAAACAGCAACAAGAACAAGCTTCCGCCGGAAGCGCCCCCGACCGCGAGCATGTTGTCCAGGGACATGCTTATATCTGCGATTACTATGAGCTTGACTGCTTCCCAAATGGTCGCGGGCTCATCGGAAACACCCTGTTCAGGCGCGACCTGAATAAAAAGCTTAACCGCGATCCAGAGGATTAAAGCACCGCCTATGAGCTTGATAAAGCTTATAAGCAGCAACTGGGACACAAAAAAGGTCATCGCCACCCGGAGAAGGATCGCGGCGCCGGCGCCGACAATAATGCCCAGTCGCCGCTGTTCGCGAGGCAGCGATCGGACGGCCATAGCGATCAGGACGGCATTGTCGCCTGCCAAAATCAGATCTATTATTACAATGCTGACAAGACGGGACAGAAAATCTAGATCAATTCCCATATTGCTGAGGAACCCAAGTTCCATGCAAATTACCTCGGTCGCCTTGCCATTCTTGCCCCGAACGAACCGACGGGACTGAGGGGCCAAAGCGGCTTTTTGCTGGGGCTTATCAATTAAGCAGGCGGCTCGGCTCAGTTCTTATACGATGAAACGAACGCGACCTATGCCAAAGTCACCAATCCCATGCCTAAACAGCGGGTTTCTCCAATATTTGAGCATACCTCGCCGCAGCCTCCCCGGTCAACTCTAATCCTGCACCGGTGTAACGGAACAACCTATAGCAGTTGCCAAAAATATAGTGGTTCTCGAAATCACGGATTGACTTGTGGGTGTCCCGCCAAGGCGGGACTGGCTTGTCCAGCAGTGCGACTCCATTCGGAAAAGACTTTTGAGAATCACTAAAATGTCCGTTTCTCTCCGGCGCCTCGTCTACCATTGCTGCTTTGTCTACCCGTCGTTCCCGCGCAAGCGGGAACCCAGGGAATCCCGCGAGACGCGGGACTGGATTCCTGCCTCCGCAGGAATGACGGAATTCGGTTCTTCCGAATCGGATAAAAATATTGGCAACTACTACATAGTAGCCAGTCGCCTGCGCGGTGGAAATCTGGAGTGACGCGTGTCACAGTAGCGACCGGCATTTTGCCGGTCCTAGTGGTTCTCGGCATCATTTGGCGGGCCACATTCTCCTGAGCCACTGAGCGGTTAATGGGAACGTGCCGCCCAACTCTCGCAAAAGCCTATCAGTTGCGCCTATGATCAGGTTCCTGTTGACCCGAGCCCCATGGCTTGTTACTTGTAAAGTTCAATTAACGCTGTTCGGAATCGAATTCAAGCGCAACGTCGCCAGACTGGAGCACGCACAATTCAATAGAGGAAATCGCGGGGGTGAAGATGTCCGGACCCAAGAAAGTCGTCCAAGAGCTGTTAGGCCTTTGTGGCGTAACCGTCAACGGGGCTGCCTTTTGTGACATAAAGGTCAACGACGATCGAATGTATTCCCGAATGCTCCGTTACAAGAATTTGGGTCTGGGCGAATCCTACATGGATGGATGGTGGGATTGTCAGAGACTGGATGAATTCATATTCCGAATCCTCAGCGCAAGGCTCGATCAAAAGGTGCGGGGCAGCCTCAAGTTTCTTTTGCCCGTGGCGAAAGCGCTGTTGTTCAACCGCCAGTCAAAAATCCGGTCACGAGAGGTTGCAGAGCGGCACTATGATCTTGGCAATGAACTTTTTTTCTCGTTCCTGGACCCGTACAATCAATATAGCTGCGCATATTTCAATGGAACCGACAACCTCGATCAGGCGCAACTTAACAAAATGGACCTCATTTGCAGAAAACTCGGACTGAGTTCGGGCGATCGCGTTCTGGACATCGGCTTCGGGTGGGGAGGATTGGCAAAGTACGCTGCGCGGAATTATGGCTGTTCCGTCAAAGGCGTGAACATATCGCAAGAGCAAATCGCTTTCGCGCGAGAATTCTGCAAGGGCTTACCGATCGAGGTCGTTCATTGTGACTACCGGGACGTGCAGGGAGAATTTGACAAGGTAGTCTCGGTCGGCATGTTCGAACATGTGGGACGAAAGAATTACGGGAAATTCATGCAAACGGCCGGCCAATGCCTGAAAGAAGGGGGTGTGTTCCTTCTACACACCATCGGCAGCAACGAATCGCAGGTCAAGTCCGATCCATGGATCAGCAAATACATTTTCCCGAACGGTGAGCTTCCGAGTATCGAGCAGATCAGCAAAGCTGCCGAAGGCTTGTTCGTGGTTGAGGATCTGCACAACCTTGGCCCGCACTACGACAAAACCCTTCTGGCATGGAACGAAAGATTCCAACAGGCCTGGCCGCGCCTGGAAAGTAAGTACGATCAGAGATTCAAGAGGATGTGGGAGTACTATCTCTTATCCTGCGCGGGAGCGTTCCGAGCCCGTGACATACAGGTGTGGCAGATCGTCATGACCAAAACCTGTACGCCACAGCCTGCATGCAGGTTTTGAGGAAGGATTTATGCTAATCGGCTTTCAGGAAAGTGAAGCCAGTCAGCCCTTTGTCAAAGAAAGTGGCAGGCTCTCGCGGGGCCGTCAGCCCATCACGGTGGGGGCCGATGTCCCTGCCGGCCCGAATCGGCACTAAATGGCGGCCACGGGCCGCCCTACCATTGGCCGCGATCCTTTGCGTAGGGCGGGCCGTGGCTGCAGAAAAACCAGGGTCCATGTCTACCAAGGCTTGAAGATTACTTCGGACTAGTCACCTCACAATGACTCAGAGCGGGTAACCTACGGTACCTTCTACGAAATCCATACCGTCTCCAGATATGATCCGGAGAATTCCACTACTATTCTTGGCTGGTTCGCTGACAGATTCCACGAAGTGAAGAACGTGAACAGATCGACCGTCTGATCTTCTTGATCGCCTATCTTGTCATTGAGCCATTGGGATACTTGACGAACCGTGGAGAGTATTATCCGGTCCGCTGACGTCCCTTTGTTGAAAGCTTGCAGGGATGGGGCTGTCTGAAGCTGCTCGACTGCCTCCTCCCAGTGGATGCCTTCAACTTTTCGACGCAGAACATAGGCGTTGCCTCGATCTCGAATCAACAGCAAGGGGGGGTTGGCCCGAACCCGAGCATTCTTGATTCGGACGCCTTCCAATTCCGGCATGATCTGTTCAATGAGTTCCTTCTTTCGCTCCACCTGACCGACCATGCGTGCCTGGAGACGCTCGAAGATATAATCCTGCCCACCCAGTGAAATCTCCTTGAGTCGAGTAGGATCAAACCCCAGATCCATCAAATCGCCGATGGTAAGGGTATCCTTGGACGATCTCCCGTGTGACTCCATCCAAGCCACCAGACTAGGCCGTCGGTAGTTCGGAAGCGATTCGATCACCCGCGCGGGATTCTGTTTAAGCGTTTCAGGCAATTCAAGCCACAATTCCCTATCACCGGAGAGGAGGTGCGGTTTATCCACGAGTTCTCGAGGCGCATAAGACTGCACGGGCATGGCCCTGACCTCAGGAGTGAGGATTATTTGTTCCAACGACTCGCCGCCCGTGTACCCGAGAAGTCGCCCGATCCGGCGCCTGAATCCCAGCAGCTTGGTGACGAAACGGGTGAACATGAATCTGACCACCGAGGACTGTTCCGTTCCGTGAATTTCTTTCTCAAAATAGGTCAGGAGCGCCGCGTAAAGGTCCTTGAACTCCTCAATAGTCCTCTGGACCATGAGTTCGTTGTCCCTCATGTCGATGGTTGCCCGCTTCCTCTTGAGGTGATAGACCAATTTGGATATTGCATCTCTCAAATCTCTATCAGCCAGTCCGGGCGGGACGAAAACCATGTAGAGCGCGTTCCCGTCAGGATTCAAGACGCCGGTAACAGCTTCCACCGGCCGCCAGTCCAGTTTGAGATAGATGTCGTAGGTGGGGTCTTCCTCGGGAATGATGTTGTCCAGTATCCCTACAGCGGACTTTTCGATCAAGAAATCGCGAAAGGCCGAAAGGATCCGGTTGCCCAATCCTCTGTTCCTGAAAGGGGATGCCACTTCCACGTATACGAGATAGTAGCAAGGGATGGGTTTCTTCAGGTACAGCATGTTGAGCCGGCCAAGGTTTTCACCGGTCTCGGCAGTTATCTCTAAGGTCTTGAACCCATTGACATTGTCTGACCGAAGCCGGTCGATCTTGGCGCCTGAGACCGTTGCATGCACCAGATCGCCCAGCTCTGTGAACAGGTCGGTTATTATTGCAGAATTAGAGGCCCCGCCCTTGATCCCTTCTTCTATCAGGCTTATGAGAGCCAATCTCTCATTAAGACTAAGCCGGCCCGCGCTCGGGGATGGGGAGGAGGGGGAAGCCTTTCGTGTTGAAACTTTGGTCATGGGTCTGTGTCCTTTTGATTCTCTTGGCCCCTGGGTCATGAGAAATCCCAAAAAAAAAGCGGAGTCGCTGCTCCGCTTTGTATTCCGTTATGTTGAACCGTTACACTCAGCCGAGCAGGCAGGTACTCCTTCCGCTAAAATAAAAATAAAAATATGCCTGAGTGGTGGCGGTCACGTGTTTCTCCGTTAAATTCTATTCTTATCCCGGCCCGCGGTCTTTGTCAACATCCTTTTGTGAAACTCCCCGGCGATCACCACATGGGTTTCGGTGACCCGACAGGCCCGCGACGTGGTGTATCTTTGCCGGGCTTGCTCACTTTTGATTCCTGTAAGAGCTGCGCTATCCACCTTTCAATCTGTTCTTTCCACTTGGGATCGGTCTCCTTCTTAAGTGCGCGCTCAAAATAATTCATTGCTTCAAGACTTCTACCCGCCAACATGCAAGCCACGCCGAGGTTAGCTAGGACCTCGGTGCTGTCGGGGTTGATTCTCAAGGCCTGCTGATAGTCTTTTACGGCTTCCCCGTACTTCCCGAGCCCTGCGTACGCGAGGCCGCGTCCCACGTAAGCCGATGCAGAGGACTTTGCAAGCCTTATTGCATGGCTGTAATCCTCGATTGCGGCCTGATGCTCAAGGTTGAAGTTGTGCGCGTCGGCACGATAAATATAGCCTTTCGGATCTGACGGCCTAAGCCGAATGTACTGGGTAAAATCATGCACGGCTTTTTGGGGCAGGCCCATTTGGTCAAAAGCCTCACCTCGCAACCGATAGGCCTCCGCCAGGTTGTTGTCTCTCCGGATGGCCGTGGATAAAGTCCGCACAGCAATGGCAAAGCGTTTTTGTTCAAACTGTTTCCTGCCCTGATCGAGGTAAAACTGCGCTGTGTGGGCGGCAACAGGCTTCTTGGTGCTGCTGATTGGTTGCGCTGGAAGCTCTTCGGTCAAGACATGGGTCATGAGCGCGGCCAGAAGCAACCAACGCAGTGACAAGCGGGGATTCGGTATTCCTATCATTGGACCAGGAGGCAAAAAGCCATCTAATTCCGTTTTATTATTCGTAACCCTTGCCGACCTATCGGTTCCCTCATCGCGGCGTGACAAGAAGGCCTTCCCTCCGAGATGCCGGGAACTGAGGTCGTAAAAGGCCTGCAAAAGCTCAATGCACGAAACAGGCTGTTTTGTCAATCTCAGGCTGCCGGGCTCGTCATAGTGACCCACTGACAGATCGGTCCATTGTACCAAGGAATAGCGTAATAACTTGGCTAGACACCGGCGGGTCTGTGAGATAATATAAACGGCGACCCTCGTTCGATTCCCGGTCCAAAAGCCGGCCACCCCATCGCCAATCAAACGCGGTCCTCAATGAGGCCGCCAACAACTCTTTCCACGGAGACGCGCCATGGAGTACAACGACATTCTTGTTGATTCCCAGGGTGAAATCGGCCTGATTACACTGAATTCTCCCAAAACGATCAACGCCTTGTCAAAGAGCCTGATAGGGGAGCTTATTTCGGCGTTTGAGCACTTTGCAGCGGATTCGCAAAAAAAGGTGATCATCATTAAAGCCAATGGGAAACACTTTTGCTCGGGTCACTTCCTGCGAGAAATGGTCAACGGCGACAGGTCGGAGTACAAGTTCATATTCGAGCAGTGCAGCCGAATGATGAAACTCATTCATAAAATTCCTCAGATAGTAATTGCTCAAGTTCACGGAGTAGCCACCGCAGCCGGGTGCCAAATGGTGGCTACGTGCGATCTTGCGATAGCGGATGAGACGGCCAGGTTTGGAACACCAGGGGTGAGGATCGGACTGTTCTGCACAACCCCGATGGTCGCTCTCACGCGGGCGGTTGGCAGAAAGGCCGCGATGGAAATGCTTATGACCGGACGGCTGATCTCTGCCGAGGAGGCGCTGCAAATAGGCCTTGTGAACCGAGTGGTTCCTGAAGCCGAGCTGGAAAAGACAACCATGGACATGGCTTTGAACATCGCCGAGGCAAGCCCGCTGGTGCTTCGTATAGGCAAAGAGGCTTTCTACAATCAAATCGAACTGGACGAACCCCGCGCGTATGAATACGCCAACAATGTGATTACATTGAATGTGATGGCGCAAGACGCACAGGAAGGCATCACTGCTTTCCTCGACAAGCGTAAGCCGGTCTGGAAAGGCCAGTGATAGCTATAAGAGCCGCCGCAGCGCCCCCATGGGCGGGGGGCTAGCGGCCGGCAGCCAGCACCTCGTTCACCCATCCGTAAGAGGCTATCATCGCGGGGAAGCCCACCAGGGTCATAGAAAGAAGCACTACTTGGAGGACCTCCTTGTCGGTGGCGCCTGCGTCAAGGGCTCGCCGTGCATGTGATCTTACCGCGCCCTTGGAACATAGCCCGATTGCCGTTCCCAATTGGATGAGATGCTGGGTCTTCCTGTCGATGGGCCCGGCATCCGAAGCCAGATCCCCCACATTGCGGTATGCCTGTGCAATCTCCGGATGTTTGTCCAAAAATTCCTTAAAAATTTCCGGTAAATACATTCTTGCCTCCCAAACTTTATTGTATTCCTGCCATGAACAGCACCGAACCGGTTCGAAGCCGCGGCCAGTTCAGTCCGCAACTTCTTGTTACAGCCTTGTTCAGGAACTATCATTCCATCAACCCTGGCATTTTTCCATGATACTATATTTGGGAACCTTCGCTGACAGAATTCTGCACGCGCAAAGTTATGGTCCGGCGATGCAGAAGGAACCATTTGTATGGATGGGGGCTTCACATCGTGCCGACGTCAGGGAATTGTGGGGCAGTCCCGCGGCTCGCGGGACTGCCCCACAAAAACATTCCTGCCACTCGGGAAGGCTGAATGGTCACCTGCAAAACCGGTAAACTGTTGACCCCACGCGATAATTGATGCATCTTATAATGCTTTAACGCGAAAAACATTGGGGTTCTTTGAGGAGAGGCACAAGTTTTGGCAAAGAAGTTCCACTCATAAGCCTCTTAGTTGAAATTGCCTTGAAATCTGTCGGCCCGACGAGAAAAAAATTTTGCCGGGCCGGTTGCGCAAACAATCTCAAAGAAAGGAGATCGGCAGTGAGGGTACTGTCAGGCATCCAGCCGACCGGCGGCCTACATCTCGGCAATTACCTGGGAATGATGAGGCCGATGCTGTCGTATATGGACCGGTCGGAGCTTTTTGTTTTCATTGTAAACCTGCACGCGCTCACAAGCGTTTTCGATGGCGAGAAGCTTTCAAGAGGCACTTTGGAAGCGGCCGCGGATTTCATGGCCCTCGGCTTGGACCCGGATAGGTCCATTTTTTGGGTTCAGTCCGACGTCTCCGAAGTGGTGGAACTTAGCTGGATACTTACGTGTATCACGCCAATGGGCCTTCTGGAGCGTTGCCACTCGTACAAGGACAAGATCGCGAAGGGGATTTCCCCCAATCACGGGTTGTTTGCATATCCTGTGCTCATGGCCGCTGACATCCTCCTGTACCAGGCTAACTTGGTACCGGTTGGAAAAGACCAGAAGCAGCATATTGAGGTTACGCGGGATATCGCCATGAAATTCAATAGCACGTACGGTGAGACCTTCGTCGTCCCTGAAGGGGAAATCAGCGACGAAGTCGCGACCATTCCAGGAATCGACGGCCAGAAGATGTCTAAATCGTACGGCAACACCATCGAGATCTTCCTTGACGAGAAGACGCTGAAAAAGAAGGTCATGAGTATCCTTACCGATTCCACTCCGGTGGAACAGCCCAAAGATCCTGAAACATGTAACCTTTTCCAGATTTATCGTCATTTTGCGCCTCCCGACAGAGTGATTGAAGTGGAGCGCCTGTACAAAGAAGGCGGGGCAGCGTACGGGACCTTAAAAA
It contains:
- the lnt gene encoding apolipoprotein N-acyltransferase; the protein is MIKSLLAAAAGGFLLSLSFSPTNLYLLAWISFIPLFWALRRQPSFPHAAMCGFAFGAAFFLVDVSWVYRTLVLHGHFETLPALAVFFGMVLSLAFIPAVFALGLSFLARAGFRQALVAPFLWVALEYVRTVIFTGFPWDLTGYSQAGQLRLIQIADLTGVYGISFLVVFVNGALWEVLTRIPRGTPFTKGFSPQPSAWRLLEVAALIVVATLVYGQMRLKDFPAAVDDPGSCGIGVLQGNIPQEIKWEQTAREHTFRTYEKLAEQAVAHDARLLVWPETAIPVLFGRPDEESKRAGEISERVGAPMLVGAPFSKDVAGKTRYFNSAFLVDGKMLRYRYDKMHLVPFGEYMPLTWLLPLGPGLAAREEDYSPGNTMTVMHSKGCPAFSVLICYEAIFPNLARLAVRNGAGMLVNITNDGWFGATAAPYQHLVMAGLRSIENRIWLIRCANTGISTAFDPAGRKAATIALEQEGFFTVRVPSSLNPGSFYSRFGDVFAWGCIVCVAVLGLWAIIARRHKATIGDRP
- a CDS encoding cytidylate kinase family protein; this translates as MAILTISREFGSGGREIAGGVADALGYEYLKRDRFFQEVRAQGNKWEQWAKGFDEHSPSVWEKYDWSFRGFAALTRSIILEYAERDNAVIMERGGNFLLKGVPHAFRVRIIAPFGTRMERVMIRESVDYDTARWLISRTDHERSRFIMALYGKRWDDPEQFGAIFNTGIQPIDEVVHIVCEALHDLDKLKTDAAQEELRRHAQAAKLEARLLTDPNLFVNTLEVCVEEGTLLLRGIVRDPKQRKRVEELARQFAGDTPIKFNLHYRIE
- a CDS encoding TerC family protein, translating into MELGFLSNMGIDLDFLSRLVSIVIIDLILAGDNAVLIAMAVRSLPREQRRLGIIVGAGAAILLRVAMTFFVSQLLLISFIKLIGGALILWIAVKLFIQVAPEQGVSDEPATIWEAVKLIVIADISMSLDNMLAVGGASGGSLFLLLFGLALSIPFLIFTSSLLSTLMDRYPVIIYIAAAILGKVGGEMIITDPVVVTYWEPSKVLQYSVEAAFAIGVLVAGKLWIKWRLRSEEPNTEVPLPAIASGSEPADPPEKK
- the cfa gene encoding cyclopropane fatty acyl phospholipid synthase, whose protein sequence is MSGPKKVVQELLGLCGVTVNGAAFCDIKVNDDRMYSRMLRYKNLGLGESYMDGWWDCQRLDEFIFRILSARLDQKVRGSLKFLLPVAKALLFNRQSKIRSREVAERHYDLGNELFFSFLDPYNQYSCAYFNGTDNLDQAQLNKMDLICRKLGLSSGDRVLDIGFGWGGLAKYAARNYGCSVKGVNISQEQIAFAREFCKGLPIEVVHCDYRDVQGEFDKVVSVGMFEHVGRKNYGKFMQTAGQCLKEGGVFLLHTIGSNESQVKSDPWISKYIFPNGELPSIEQISKAAEGLFVVEDLHNLGPHYDKTLLAWNERFQQAWPRLESKYDQRFKRMWEYYLLSCAGAFRARDIQVWQIVMTKTCTPQPACRF
- a CDS encoding tetratricopeptide repeat protein, which gives rise to MSLRWLLLAALMTHVLTEELPAQPISSTKKPVAAHTAQFYLDQGRKQFEQKRFAIAVRTLSTAIRRDNNLAEAYRLRGEAFDQMGLPQKAVHDFTQYIRLRPSDPKGYIYRADAHNFNLEHQAAIEDYSHAIRLAKSSASAYVGRGLAYAGLGKYGEAVKDYQQALRINPDSTEVLANLGVACMLAGRSLEAMNYFERALKKETDPKWKEQIERWIAQLLQESKVSKPGKDTPRRGPVGSPKPMW
- a CDS encoding enoyl-CoA hydratase, which codes for MEYNDILVDSQGEIGLITLNSPKTINALSKSLIGELISAFEHFAADSQKKVIIIKANGKHFCSGHFLREMVNGDRSEYKFIFEQCSRMMKLIHKIPQIVIAQVHGVATAAGCQMVATCDLAIADETARFGTPGVRIGLFCTTPMVALTRAVGRKAAMEMLMTGRLISAEEALQIGLVNRVVPEAELEKTTMDMALNIAEASPLVLRIGKEAFYNQIELDEPRAYEYANNVITLNVMAQDAQEGITAFLDKRKPVWKGQ
- a CDS encoding carboxymuconolactone decarboxylase family protein — translated: MYLPEIFKEFLDKHPEIAQAYRNVGDLASDAGPIDRKTQHLIQLGTAIGLCSKGAVRSHARRALDAGATDKEVLQVVLLSMTLVGFPAMIASYGWVNEVLAAGR
- the trpS gene encoding tryptophan--tRNA ligase → MRVLSGIQPTGGLHLGNYLGMMRPMLSYMDRSELFVFIVNLHALTSVFDGEKLSRGTLEAAADFMALGLDPDRSIFWVQSDVSEVVELSWILTCITPMGLLERCHSYKDKIAKGISPNHGLFAYPVLMAADILLYQANLVPVGKDQKQHIEVTRDIAMKFNSTYGETFVVPEGEISDEVATIPGIDGQKMSKSYGNTIEIFLDEKTLKKKVMSILTDSTPVEQPKDPETCNLFQIYRHFAPPDRVIEVERLYKEGGAAYGTLKKELVGILWDCFRGQREKRARLLADPGHIRDVLASGAAKARAIAVNTMDEVTRRVGIRY